GCAATTGGATGCGCTGGCACAAATTGACAAGCCTTCTTGCCCAGCACTTCTTTTGCCGCCAGAATGACATCACCCTTAGTACTACCGGCATCGGTAATCATGGTGCGAGGCTCAAGATGCGGCTCCATCACTTCGAATGCGGCGCGCATTTGCGCTACTGGCACACAAAGCACAATCACATCAGATTGTTTTGCTGCCTCAACTAAATCCACTACACCATCAATCGCACCCATCTTTTGCGCTTGATCTAAATTTTCTTTACTACGGCCTACGCCCAATACTTTAGTTACTACGCCTGCTTTTTTTAAAGCTAAGCCAAGTGAGGCGCCAATCAAACCAACACCAACGATGGTGACGGTACCGTAATTACTTGCAGGATTAATGATGGTCATTTAAGAATATCTTTTAAGGCAGCAATAAAAGCCGCATTTTCTTCTGGCAAGCCAATGGAAATACGTAACCATTGCGGTAAGCCATAGTTACCAACAGGTCGAACAATAATGCCGCGCTTGAGTAACTCCAAATTGATGCGGGCACCGGCCTGGTCATCATCACCCACTTTAACCAATACAAAGTTTCCCGCGGAAGGTAAATACCGCAGACCCAACTGATCAAATGCCTTGGTTAACTGTTCGTAACCAGCCTGATTAAGTTCAAATCCTTGTTGCAAAAATGCTTTATCTTGAAATGCTGCAATCGCCGCTGCTTGCGCAAGGCTATTCACATTAAATGGCTGACGGATACGATTCAGTAAATCGGTTAAGTGCGGCTGAGCTACACCGTAACCAATACGCAAGCCAGCCAAGCCGTAAGCTTTTGAGAAGCTGCGCGACAAAATCATATTGGGAAAACGCTTCACCCAAGCAATCGCATCGTAGCGCTGCTCCGGAGTGAGGTATTCGTTATAAGCTTCATCAAGCACTACCACCACATTGGATGGAACTGCCATCAAAAAATCTTCAATCTCTTTGGCGGCTAAGTAGCTACCAGTTGGATTATTTGGGTTGGCTACAAACACGAGTTTTGCTTTATCGCCCGACGTTTTAACTACTGACAACATTGCAGGCAGGTCATGGCCATAAATATCGGTTGCGGCAACCTCAACAGCTTTAGCGCCAACAGCCTGTGTAGCTAAAGGATAAACAGCAAAAGCATGTTTTGAGAAAATCACTTCGTCGCCAGCTTGTGCAACAGCACGCGCAGCTAATTCCAAAATATCGTTACTGCCATTACCTAAAGTAATCCAATCGGTTGGCACACCCAATCGATCAGCGAGGACATTTTTGAGCTCAAATCCGTTGGAATCTGGGTAGCGACCCAAATCACTCGCAGCCTTAAGCATGGCATCTTGTGCAGACTTAGGCATGCCCAATGGATTTTCATTAGAGGCCAGCTTCACAATCTTGTTTTCATCCAAACCGTACTCGCGCGCAACTTCACTAATAGGTCGCCCACCTACATAAGGGGCAATCGCATGAATATGTTTTAGACCAATCTTAGAAGTCATTTGGATTTACTAATGTTGTAGTTAACTGCGGATGCTTCTGATTAAGCTGAATGTGGATAAGAGCCAAGGTTCTTATAAAAAGCAGCAACACCCTTCAGCTCTTCAAGCGCCTTCACAACCTTCTCATCATCCGCATGACCAGCAATATCAATATAGAAGTGATACTCCCAAGTACCTTTTCGCGCAGGACGAGACTCAAAACGATTCATCGAAACACCATGTTTAGCCAAAGGTGCTAGCAAACGATGAACAGCACCAGGCTGGTTATCGACAGAGAGAACGAGAGAAGTTTGATCTTTTCCGGTTGACTGACATGCATAGTTACCAACCACGACAAAACGCGTACGGTTGTGTGGGTCATCCTGAATCTGTGCAGCTACCGCTTGTAGGCCATATGCTTCTTGAGCAGGATCGCCAGCAATTGCAGCCAAAGTAGGATCGGCAGCAGCCATACGAGCTGCTTCTGCATTGCTACTGACGGCTTGGCGCTTTAATTGCGGTGCATGTACGCTTAACCATTGCTGACATTGCGCCAGCGCTTGAGCATGAGCGCAGACAGTTGTTACGCCATCCAAGTTACCACTCTTAGTGAGTAGGTGATGGCGAATTGGCAACACTACTTCACCACTAATGCGCATAGAAGAGTCGAGCAATAAATCTAAAGTGCGTGAGATAGCACCTTCGCTAGAGTTTTCAACAGGCACAACGCCAAATTGCGCCGCGCCCTTCTCTACCGACCTAAAGACTTCATCTAAGCTTGCGCAAGGCAAGCCAGCAATCGAGTGGCCAAAATACGTTTGAGCCGCTTGCTCAGAAAATGTTCCCACTGGGCCAAGATAAGCAATTGTTTGGCGAGCTTCTAGAGCTCTGCATGCAGACATCACTTCACGCCAAATGGCAGCAATGCCGTCTGGAAGCAGAGGGCCTTTATTAATTTCTTGTAGGCGAGCAACCACTTGGCGCTCACGCTCAGGACGAAATACTGGTGATGAGAAACCACCTTTGACATGGCCAACTTCCTGCGCAGCTTTTGCACGTTGAGTCAGCAAATCTAAAATTTGCGCATCCAATGCGTCAATTTTTTCCCGCAAGGGAGCTAAGCGCTTTTCTTCAGTACTCATTAAGCCCGCCTTTCAAAATCACGCATAAATTCAATTAAGGCTTTTACGCCCTCAATGGGCATGGCGTTATAGATGCTGGCACGCATACCGCCAGCAGCTTTATGGCCACGCAAGGCAACCAAACCAGCCGCATTCGATTGCGCCAAAAACTCTGCGTTCAGGCTCTCATCTTTTAAGAAGAAAGTCACGTTCATACGTGAGCGATATTCTTTTGAGACACGATTTTCATACAAACTGCTTTGATCCAAGAAGCTATAGAGCAAATCCGCTTTTTCTTGATTACGCTTTTCGATGGCTTTCACACCACCTTGCTTGAGTAGCCACTTAAATCCTAAGCCAGCCAAATAGATCGAGAATGTCGGCGGCGTATTAATCATGGATTGGGTATTAGCCTGTACAGACCAATCCCAAATCGTTGGGGTGATAGACATGCTCTTGCCTAACAAATCCTTACGCACAATCACAATCGTGACACCAGATGGGCCAATATTCTTTTGCGCGCCACCAAACCAAACAGCGCATTGATTCACGTCCATCTCTTTAGAAAGGATGTTGCTAGAAATATCTGCAACTAAGGGAATATCACCAACATCCGGCACATCCGGAAACTCAACACCGCCAATAGTTTCATTGGCGCAGTAAAGAACATAAGCAGCATCACTTGATAACTTCCAAGTTGATCTTGCGGGAATCGTATTGAATTTTTCTGCGGCTGAAGAGGCAACTAAATTTGCAGTGCCGTACTTCTGCGCCTCTTTATAAGATTTTTCTGACCATACGCCAGTAACAATGTAATCCGCCTTTGGTCCATTCTTGGCTAAAGGCATGAGGTTCATTGGGATAGCAGCGTTTTGACCTAAGCCGCCACCTTGCAAAAGCAAGATCTCATAAGTATCGGGAATATTCATCAACGTACGAAGATCTTGAATCACCTCTTCATACACTTCCATGAACTCTTTACTGCGATGACTAATCTCCATCACGCTAGTTCCGAGTCCACGCCAATTGAGCATTTCATCGGCAGCCTGCTTCAACACCTCTTCTGGCAAAGTAGCAGGCCCCGCAGCGAAATTGAATATGCGGCGGTCAAAAGTCATGGTGTGCTCTAGTCTAGAGGTGACGCTTAAGCGTCACCTGCCGTATCGTCATTAGAGTCGGTTGCTGGATCTGCAGATACATCACCTTCTTCTGCGTCATCAGCTTCGCCATCTGAATCGCTTTCAGCAATACGCTGCAAGCCAGATAAACGCGTACCTTCATCTACGTTAATCAAAGTAACACCTTGAGTAGCGCGACCCATCTCACGAATTTCAGAAACACGCGTGCGGACCAAGATGCCACCAGTAGTGATCAACATAATTTGATCTTCTGGAGATACCAATGCAGCCGCTACTACCTTACCGTTACGCTCCGAAGTCTGAATAGCAATCATGCCCTTCGTGCCGCGACCATGACGTGTGTATTCAGCGATTGGCGTACGCTTACCGTAACCATTCTCTGTAGCTGTCAATACACTACTTGGAATTGCAATGCCGTCTGCATCAACCACAGCCGCTTCAGCACCTTCTGCAGCTTCTGCTGGAGCAACCAACATAGCGATCACTTGATGACCTTCGCCTAAGTTCATGCCGCGCACACCGCGTGCGGTACGACCCATTGGACGAACATCATTCTCGTCAAAGCGCACTGCTTTACCAGCGTCAGAGAACAACATAACATCGTGCTGACCATCAGTAATCGCTGCGCCAACTAAGAAGTCATTTTCATTCAAGTCAACCGCAATAATGCCGGCCTTACGTGGGTTAGAGAAGTCAGACAAGCGCGTCTTCTTCACAGTGCCCAAGCTAGTAGCCATAAAGACGTAATGATCATCCTGGTAGCCCTTGATCGGCAGAATCACAGTGATCTTCTCGCCTTCAATCAGCGGGAACATATTGACGATTGGCTTGCCACGAGAGGTGCGACTACCTTGCGGCACTTCCCAAACTTTGAGCCAATACATCCGACCGCGATCGGAGAAGCACAAAATAATGTCATGGGTGTTCGCAACGAAGAGTGTATCAATCCAATCTTCATTCTTAGTGGCTGCAGCTTGCTTGCCGCGACCACCACGTTTTTGGGCGCGATATTCACTCAGAGGTTGACTCTTCATGTAACCAGTATTTGAAAGAGTCACCACCATATCTTGCGGCGTAATCAAATCTTCTGTGAAGAGTTCGGTTGCATTCATTTCAATAAATGAACGACGACCTGTATCACCACCAGCAATACCAAATTCAGATTGAACTTCTTTCAACTCAGACTCAATCACTTGAGTAACGCGCTCTGGTTTCGCTAACAAATCTAGTAAGTCAGAAATCTCTGCCATTACTTCTTTATATTCGTTGACGATCTTGTCTTGCTCAAGACCAGTCAAGCGTTGTAAACGCATTTGCAAAATTTCTTGTGCTTGACTATCTGACAAACGATACAAGCCAGTAGTTTGCATGCCGTACTCAGGCAACAATCCTTCTGGACGATAAGCGTTGCGGCCGCCTGGGGTATCGGTCTCAGCACGCGCCAACATCTCGCGCACCATCGATGAATCCCAAGCTTTGCCCATCAACTCTTGCTTAGCAATCACTGGGTTCGCAGCAGCTTTAATAATCGCAATGAACTCATCGATGTTTGCTAATGCAACAGCCAAACCTTCTAAGACGTGACCACGATCGCGTGCTTTACGTAATTCAAAAATCGTACGACGTGTGACAACTTCACGACGATGCTGCAAGAAGTACTCAAGCATTTGCTTCAAGTTCAACAAGCGTGGTTGGTTATCCACCAATGCCACCATGTTCATACCGAAGTTATCTTGTAACTGAGTGCTCTTATACAAATTATTGAGAACAACTTCAGGCACTTCGCCGCGCTTCAATTCAATCACAACGCGCATGCCGGATTTATCTGACTCATCACGTAAATCAGAAATGCCTTCTACTTTTTTCTCATTCACCAACTCAGCGATGCGCTCGAGTAAGTTCTTTTTATTTACTTGGTATGGCAACTCATCAACGATGATGGCTTGACGCGCGCCCTTATCCAAATCTTCAAAGTGGGTTTTGGCACGCATAACAACACGGCCACGACCAGTGCGATAACCCTCGCGAACACCTTGAACGCCATAAATGATGCCGGCGGTCGGGAAATCCGGGGCTGGAATGATCTCTATGAGCTCATCAATCGTGCATTCTGGGTTGTGCAGCACGTGCAAACAGGCTGAAACCACCTCATCCAGGTTATGCGGCGGGATATTGGTCGCCATACCTACAGCAATGCCAGAACTGCCATTTATGAGCAAATTAGGCACTTTGGCAGGCAGAATCAGGGGTTCCTTCTCGCTACCGTCGTAATTTGGCCCAAAATCGACCGTTTCCTTGTCCAAATCGGCCAAAAGCTCATGAGCTATCTTGCGCAGGCGGATCTCGGTATATCGCATTGCAGCAGCGTTATCGCCGTCTACGGAGCCAAAGTTACCCTGCCCGTCAACCAGCATATAGCGCAGAGAGAAATCCTGGGCCATCCGAACGATCGTGTCATACACCGCAGAATCACCGTGCGGATGGTATTTACCGATTACATCGCCAACTATACGGGCAGATTTTTTGTAAGCTCGGTTCCAATCGTTGTTTAATTCATACATAGCGAATAAGACCCGGCGGTGAACCGGTTTGAGGCCGTCACGCACGTCTGGCAGGGCTCTGCCGACGATGACGCTCATTGCGTAGTCCAAATAGGACCGCCGCATTTCGTCTTCGAGGGATATTGGTAGTGTTTCTTTAGCGGCTTGTTCCATCTAGAAATAATATCATTTTGATGACAGGTAGGCCCTATGCTAAGATTCTGTCAGTTTGTACGAAATTGAGATGTGTCGCTTTGCAGTTTTTGCATCAAGGTAGGGCGAATTACATTTAAGTTTGACTTTAATTAAAAAAGAGATTTTTGAGGACTAAAAATGAACAAAACCCTAAGAGTGTTGCTCGCTTCTGTTATTACTGTTTCTGCTACTGCAGCAATGGCTTCTGATAACTGGCAAAACGGCGATGGCGCCCTAAACTGGAAAAACGGCGATGGCACATTGTGCTGGCGCGATAACAACTGGACTCCTGCTACTGCAGCTAAAGGTTGTGATGGTGCGTTGACTGCTGCTGCTGCTGCTACTGGCGTTAGCCAAAGCAAAATCACTTTGCAAGCTGACACACTTTATGACTTCAACAAGTCTGACTTGAAACCAGAAGGTAAAGCTACTTTGGACAAGATCGCTGCTGATTTGAGCAAGATCAAGTTAGAAGTAATCATCGCTGTTGGTAACACTGACAGCGTTGGTACAGATGCATACAACATGGCCCTCGGTCAGCGTCGTGCGCAATCTGTTAAGACATACCTTGTAAGCAAGGGTGTTGACGGTAGCCGTATCTACACAGAATCTAAAGGCAAGAGCAATCCAGTTGCATCAAACGCAACTGCTGAAGGCCGCGCTAAGAACCGCCGTACTGACATCGAAGTTGTTGGTACAGCAGCTAAGTAATTCACTTTACTTGTAAAAAAGCCCGCTTCTAGCGGGCTTTTTTATTTCCGCTATATTCATAGACTTCTTCAATAGCCTCACCATTAGCCCATTTATATGAACGTCGACCAGTCAGAAATCGCCAAATTTAGCGCCCTAGCCCATCGTTGGTGGGATCCTAATAGCGAATTCAAACCCCTGCATGCCATCAACCCACTGCGCCTGAACTGGATTAAGTCCTTTGTTAGCTTGGAAGGTAAGAAGGTGGTTGATATTGGTTGCGGTGGTGGCATCTTGGCAGAATCCATGTCCCAATCAGGCGCAGATACTACGGGCATCGATTTATCTGAAAAAGCTCTCAAAGTAGCTGAATTGCATGCATTGGAAGTGGGTGCAAACCTTACTTATCGCTCCATCTCCGCAGAAGCGCTCGCCGATGAGCAACCTGAACAGTATGACCTAGTGACCTGCATGGAGATGCTTGAACACGTGCCGGACCCAGCGTCAGTGGTGCGCGCTTGCGCCAAACTTTGTAAGCCTGGTGGCACGTTATTTTTTAGCACCCTCAACCGCAGTCCTAAATCCTACTTATTTGCCATTATTGGTGCTGAATACATTCTGAAGTTACTTCCTAGAGGTACTCACGAATACGCTAAATTCATCAAACCTTCTGAGCTTGTTGCCTTTACACGTCATGCGGGTTTAGAGATGCTGGGCATGAAAGGCCTTAGCTACAACCCACTCACTCAGGTCTATAGCCTGAATGATGATGTCGATGTGAATTACATGATTGCCGTCAGAAAGTAATGCAATAGTGAGCACTCTTTCGAGCCCTTACGCCGGAATCTTTTTTGATTTAGATGGCACCTTAGCTGATACCGCACCTGATTTAGTAGCGGCAACTAATCAATTGCTAGTTGCACGCAATCTTGCGCCTAAGCCTTATGAATTTCTGCGCCCCTATGCATCGGCTGGTGCTCGCGGATTACTCGAAGGCGCCTTTGGCATTAGCCCCGATCATGCGGATTTCGCTCTATTGCGCGATGAATTTTTCAGTAATTATGAAAAAGCATTGCTGGTAGAGAGTAAATTATTCGATGACATGATCCATTTACTCGATCAAATGGATCAAGCCAAGCTCCCCTGGGGCATTGTTACGAATAAAAGTGAGCGCTTTACCAACCCTCTTACTGAATTAATGGGTTTGCGCCAACGAGCCATTTCTACCGTTTCTGGTGATACAACGCCGTATTCAAAACCCCATCCTGAGCCGATCTTGCACGCCGCCAGAATAGCTAAAGTAGATCCTACAAAATCACTTTATGTAGGCGATGACATTAGAGATGTTCTAGCAGGCAAAGCAGCGGGAATGAAGACTGTCGCAGCCGCTTATGGCTACTGTGGCTGTAAAGAGCCTCCAGAGGCTTGGGGGGCCGATTACATCGTCAATAAGCCTCTCGAGCTACTGCAAATCATCTTTCCCAATAGGGAATAAAAGATATTCAACAATTTAAAGCTACCGGCTTTAAAATAGGCAGTACCAATGCATGCAATCTGGGACCGACATGGTTTCGACGTGGGTTACAAAGCATCAAGGGCATACCGAGGACCCGTTATCTCGTAAATCAATGGGAATGTTTTAACTGCAAACGACGAACGTTTCGCACTAGCCGCTTAATTGCGGTTGCCCCTGAACTGATTCTCTCTTGGGTCAGCTAGCGCAAGCTAGATCAGGGTCATTTACAAGAGATAAGATCATTTCATGTCACAGGGAATGATTCGAAAACTTAGTGAATCGTCAGCGTGGAACGTGTCAATCTGTGCCTAGCTGGCTAAATTAAATGATATGACTAAGTATGTAGAACTTGTTGTGGAGGATTTGCGGACGCGGGTTCGATTCCCGCCGGTTCCACCATTTTTAAGTCTGTAACAGTCCAACGCCACCCACTAGGGTGGCGTTTTTCTTTGTATATAAAGGGCTGTACGCCCATTGTGGTCTTTCTAGATTTCGCGGTATCCAAATACCCTGGGGGTATTATTGGGGGTATCGGAGCAAAATCGAACAGGGTCAAAAACATGGTTGGGGGTATTTCTGGAAAGCTTACGGATAAAGGGATCAAGAGCTTCGTCAACCGCTCAGCCCCAGGCAGCAAGCTTGCAGATGGCCGAGGCCTTTATTTACTTATCACCCAGACCCAAACTGCTATTTGGCGAATTAAATATCGCATCGAAGGCAAAGAAAAAAGTTATTCCATAGGCGGGTATCCACAAAATAGCTTGGCACAAGCAAGACTAGAGCTAAACGAGGTCAAAGCCTGTCTTACCAAAGGTCAGGATCCGGTAATCGCTAGGCGTCTTAATAGAGCCAATGCCGCATCTCAAAGTGACAGCACCTTCAAGGCTGTAGCTGAAGAATGGTTCGCCATGAAAGAGAAAGAATGGAGTGCAACCCACTTCACGAAATCCAAGAGGGCTTTTGAGCGGGATGTTTATAAATCTCTAGGGGCGCTGCCTATTGAAAGCATTACTCCGTCGGTTATTGCCAAGGCAATTGAGACCATCAACAAAAGAGATGTTCTAGAAACAGCCACAAGAATTTTGCAGCATCTCAATGGCGTCTTTCGTTATGCGCAAGCAAAAGGCTTATGTGAAATTAATTCTGCTGCGCCCGTGAAAGAAATTCTTCCTCGAAAGAAAACAAATGGTCGCATGCCCGCATTGCTAGATTGGAATTCTTTAGGCGCCCTATTACGCGCAGCAGAAGCTGCGCGTCTTTCACCATCAGTGAGAGCAGCTCATCGCCTTCTCGCATTTAGTGCAACGCGTATTAGTAACGTTGTGCAGGCTGAGTGGAAAGAGTTTGATCTTGATGCAGATATTCCGATCTGGGTAATTCCTCGCGCCAAGATGAAAGATCACACACGTATTGGCGATCATCGAATTCCTTTGAGTCCGCAAATTACTGCAGAGTTGAAACAATGGGGGAAACTTTTTGGAAGAAAAGGTTATGTATTTCCATCGCCGACAGGCAATCAATTTATTAGTCGTGAGAGTCTTGAGAAAGCCTATCGGGTAACTCTCAATATGTCAGGTAAGCATGCGCCACACGGCTGGCGTAGCGCCTTCTCTACCTTAGCTAGAGATAATGGGTTTGAGCAAGATGTTGTTGAGTTAGCACTCGATCATGCTCATGGGAATGAGGTTGTAAGGGCCTATGACCGTGGCGAACGATTTACTCAGAGGGTTGGGCTATATAAGTGGTGGGGCGAGAAACTAACTCATGCACAGAATGGGGCTGAGGTTATTGAGCTACAGAAGAAGGTTGCATAATGAAATCTTCAATTAGCTTTGCGGCTTCTCTGGTGAACTTTCCACTTTTATAGAAAGAGAGCGGGTGCCCTCTAAAACTTCAATAGTTTTGGTCCGAATTGCCTGCTGCTCTTCCTCTAATTTTCCATGCGCAAGCGGTGAATAAGTGGCGTTCTTAATATGCACTTTATCAAATTTATAACCGAGGGATTTTCCCATTGCACTCAAAAGCTCTACAAGCAAATCAATCCTTCTCATACCCCACTGTTCTGCTGAGATACTTTTATCACCAAGCAGATCTAGATATTCTTTCCACTTAGAAATTACTTCTCGCTCGCTATCTATCTTGCTTGAAAACTCTAGATCAATTCTATTGAGAGCTTCTACATGGGCATTTGAAACGGTATAAGCGCGGGTTGCCATCAGCGTTTTAAATATCGCTAATTTCCTACCCCGCTCCTCTTTTTTATCATCCAAATATCTAGTAATCTGAACTGCAATTATTGGGCCAGATAAAGTAGCGAGAATTATTAAACCGTCAGCAATAGTCATTGAAATGCCTTTATATATTTGCAATTTTTTTATATATTAACTTTACTTCCGCTAAGTTATCACCTCAAAGGTCTAAAAATGAGTAAATGGTCTCAATCCGTTAAAAAAGATGATGAAGTTTATGTTCTTCATCACACACCTCAGCTTATGGGAAATGGTAAATTTGCATCTAAGCTAATTATTGCAAGGCACTACCCAGATAGCATTGAAGAATTTCAAGTCCCACTTATTGGAAACCCAGAATTTGAAACGGAAATTGAAGCGGCTGAGCTTGGACTCAAAGCTGGAAAAGAGTGGGTGAGAGACTTGGGCTAACCTAAAAATGTCTAAATTGAGGAGGGGGTAATAATTAAGCAACTCTCTCGAAATGAGGCACATCCACAAACCCTTTGAAATTCCCACCCCATCTATTCTTGGGACCAAGGCTTTCCCAGTATTCGCCCACAGTGCGAATGAGCTCTTTATCCCAGACTAGCTTTCCATTCCAGAAGAAATTCAGGTCTATAGCGCAGCGTCTCAAATGATTGCTATTCATGGTCTTAGATCTACCGCTTTTGAAGTAGATCTCCTGCTGCTCCGGGGAGCGCCAAAGCTCTCCCCCTGTTACAACCCATCCTTCAGCCGTTGCAAACTGGATGAGGCGGCCAACATCAATTAAGAATGCCGCTTGCTCTGCAACTAAACCACTCATGCCTTCTCTTCCCTTTTATTTGGGCTATGCATGCGCATCTCAAAGATCTTCTCTACTGATCTTCCGCCAAAGTAAGCCAGCATGACTAGCTGCCCCCATTCGCCTAGAAGCTTTACATAGGCTTCATTGATGTCTATTCCCATTGCCGAAAGAAGTGCGAATAGAAGATAAGCAGTCAGAATGTAAACGAGCGTTCCTGGTCGTATGTTCTTCGATAGCCTGGAATCGCTACCCATATCGGATTGCCACCGGTGTGTAGCGTTCTCTTGTGAAGCTCGATGCATCTCAGCTAGTAGCTTTGATTCTTCTATTTCTAACTCTTTTTGCTTAAGGGTGTATTGCAATAGAAACTGTTCTTGCTCGATCTCAAGTTGCTTGAGCTTGATTAGATCCTCGTGACTTGGATTCTCCGGAATACGCGCCCCAATCTTGCTCTCAATGAATTCCTTACCTTTGGCTTGTACCGCGCCCGCAAGCAGACCAAGGCCATTGACGGCCAAGGTTTGCACTAGAGAGGTGATTATTGGAAGCATGTAATGAGTTTTTATCTTGATGCTTGGAATATGGAAGTCCACCGCCCCACTACCGCCTAGGCTTTTATTTGGTGTTGGCAGTGGGGCGCAATTACGCGCGCCCACACACCATCGTTACTTCAACACCCACAGCCGCACCCAAACACCTGCCGCTAGCGGTTATCTTCCCTACAGCTAGCGTTTCTTAGCTCCTTTGCTTTCTTGTGTTGATTCTGGCTCATGAGCTTTTTCTAATGTTTGCTCTTGAACTGGAAGTCTTCCCTCAGCCATCAGCCCCTCTACTATTTCCATTAGGCGATCACCATCATCTTCACCAAAGACTTTTGCCACAACTTCATGGCCGTACTTTGCACATAGACGGTCGTACTCCTGCTCTGGAGTAATGGTGGTCTTTGATGGGCGCTCGAACACCGTGACGTTCTCGCGCCCGAATAGGTTTCGAAGGATGTTGGTTTCATACGGCGGTACGTGCACATGGATGGTCGTGAATGCATCCCTGCGCACTACCGCCTCCACCTCTTTAATTTGGAAGTCGCTATGAATGAGTTCTTTATTTGTCATATGAGCTTCCTTTATTGAATCGCCAATACCGCGTGGGCATTGGCTCGTGAGATGGATAAGGCGCAGCGCAGGTTCACCATGGCATACATGGCTAGCGTGTCATGTGGACGAATTGGTGCAACGATGTCTAAATCATCATCACGCAACTTCATAAAGCGCGTGTTAAGGAAGTAACAGCGCTTGCTCCACTCCACGGTTCTATTAGCCATGGCATCTAGTTCATCAAACTGCGGATCCCAGATAATCTCTACGCCTTTAAAGGCAAGACCTGTGTTAACTCCTGCACCTACGCCTGCATCGATGTACTTGGTCTCACCCGATCCAGCAATATGAGTCACTGTGACTTGCTTACGATAGGTATCAATGAACTTTCCACCCGCGATGATGAAATCAGGACTACCGCCATGCTTAATACATTGGCGCC
This is a stretch of genomic DNA from Polynucleobacter sp. JS-JIR-II-b4. It encodes these proteins:
- the hisC gene encoding histidinol-phosphate transaminase gives rise to the protein MTSKIGLKHIHAIAPYVGGRPISEVAREYGLDENKIVKLASNENPLGMPKSAQDAMLKAASDLGRYPDSNGFELKNVLADRLGVPTDWITLGNGSNDILELAARAVAQAGDEVIFSKHAFAVYPLATQAVGAKAVEVAATDIYGHDLPAMLSVVKTSGDKAKLVFVANPNNPTGSYLAAKEIEDFLMAVPSNVVVVLDEAYNEYLTPEQRYDAIAWVKRFPNMILSRSFSKAYGLAGLRIGYGVAQPHLTDLLNRIRQPFNVNSLAQAAAIAAFQDKAFLQQGFELNQAGYEQLTKAFDQLGLRYLPSAGNFVLVKVGDDDQAGARINLELLKRGIIVRPVGNYGLPQWLRISIGLPEENAAFIAALKDILK
- the pheA gene encoding prephenate dehydratase — translated: MSTEEKRLAPLREKIDALDAQILDLLTQRAKAAQEVGHVKGGFSSPVFRPERERQVVARLQEINKGPLLPDGIAAIWREVMSACRALEARQTIAYLGPVGTFSEQAAQTYFGHSIAGLPCASLDEVFRSVEKGAAQFGVVPVENSSEGAISRTLDLLLDSSMRISGEVVLPIRHHLLTKSGNLDGVTTVCAHAQALAQCQQWLSVHAPQLKRQAVSSNAEAARMAAADPTLAAIAGDPAQEAYGLQAVAAQIQDDPHNRTRFVVVGNYACQSTGKDQTSLVLSVDNQPGAVHRLLAPLAKHGVSMNRFESRPARKGTWEYHFYIDIAGHADDEKVVKALEELKGVAAFYKNLGSYPHSA
- the serC gene encoding 3-phosphoserine/phosphohydroxythreonine transaminase, whose amino-acid sequence is MTFDRRIFNFAAGPATLPEEVLKQAADEMLNWRGLGTSVMEISHRSKEFMEVYEEVIQDLRTLMNIPDTYEILLLQGGGLGQNAAIPMNLMPLAKNGPKADYIVTGVWSEKSYKEAQKYGTANLVASSAAEKFNTIPARSTWKLSSDAAYVLYCANETIGGVEFPDVPDVGDIPLVADISSNILSKEMDVNQCAVWFGGAQKNIGPSGVTIVIVRKDLLGKSMSITPTIWDWSVQANTQSMINTPPTFSIYLAGLGFKWLLKQGGVKAIEKRNQEKADLLYSFLDQSSLYENRVSKEYRSRMNVTFFLKDESLNAEFLAQSNAAGLVALRGHKAAGGMRASIYNAMPIEGVKALIEFMRDFERRA
- the gyrA gene encoding DNA gyrase subunit A gives rise to the protein MEQAAKETLPISLEDEMRRSYLDYAMSVIVGRALPDVRDGLKPVHRRVLFAMYELNNDWNRAYKKSARIVGDVIGKYHPHGDSAVYDTIVRMAQDFSLRYMLVDGQGNFGSVDGDNAAAMRYTEIRLRKIAHELLADLDKETVDFGPNYDGSEKEPLILPAKVPNLLINGSSGIAVGMATNIPPHNLDEVVSACLHVLHNPECTIDELIEIIPAPDFPTAGIIYGVQGVREGYRTGRGRVVMRAKTHFEDLDKGARQAIIVDELPYQVNKKNLLERIAELVNEKKVEGISDLRDESDKSGMRVVIELKRGEVPEVVLNNLYKSTQLQDNFGMNMVALVDNQPRLLNLKQMLEYFLQHRREVVTRRTIFELRKARDRGHVLEGLAVALANIDEFIAIIKAAANPVIAKQELMGKAWDSSMVREMLARAETDTPGGRNAYRPEGLLPEYGMQTTGLYRLSDSQAQEILQMRLQRLTGLEQDKIVNEYKEVMAEISDLLDLLAKPERVTQVIESELKEVQSEFGIAGGDTGRRSFIEMNATELFTEDLITPQDMVVTLSNTGYMKSQPLSEYRAQKRGGRGKQAAATKNEDWIDTLFVANTHDIILCFSDRGRMYWLKVWEVPQGSRTSRGKPIVNMFPLIEGEKITVILPIKGYQDDHYVFMATSLGTVKKTRLSDFSNPRKAGIIAVDLNENDFLVGAAITDGQHDVMLFSDAGKAVRFDENDVRPMGRTARGVRGMNLGEGHQVIAMLVAPAEAAEGAEAAVVDADGIAIPSSVLTATENGYGKRTPIAEYTRHGRGTKGMIAIQTSERNGKVVAAALVSPEDQIMLITTGGILVRTRVSEIREMGRATQGVTLINVDEGTRLSGLQRIAESDSDGEADDAEEGDVSADPATDSNDDTAGDA
- the ompA gene encoding outer membrane protein OmpA, with the translated sequence MNKTLRVLLASVITVSATAAMASDNWQNGDGALNWKNGDGTLCWRDNNWTPATAAKGCDGALTAAAAATGVSQSKITLQADTLYDFNKSDLKPEGKATLDKIAADLSKIKLEVIIAVGNTDSVGTDAYNMALGQRRAQSVKTYLVSKGVDGSRIYTESKGKSNPVASNATAEGRAKNRRTDIEVVGTAAK